In the Dolichospermum flos-aquae CCAP 1403/13F genome, CGATCGCTAAATCCTGACGGACTTTTTTTAGTGTAAAATCACTGTAGGGCATAGTTATAATTAATTTTTGCTACAAAAACAGAGTTTAGTTCCGTAGGTTGGGTTGTGGAACGTAAACGTATCCCTGCGGGACACTGCGTGAACGCGGAGCAATCGGAACGAAACCCAACATCATATTATTAAAACATATTATTAAAACTTTTGTTGGGTTGCGCGATTCCTGCGGAGCGCTTCGCTATCGCTTAACCCAACCTACATTTGATTGTAGATTAAATTGTATCAGGATCTATATTTAACTCCCGCAATTTTGCTGCTAAACGTTCTGCGGTTTCTTCAGGGCTAAAAACTAGCTTTCCTTCTGGTGTGAAATACCGCAATAATCCCTCATGAATTCCCAAATATAAATCTAATTGTTCACTCCATAAATGTCCTTTTTCATTTGCTTCTAGAGGTTGATATTTTCCATCTAATAAATGAAAACCTGCAAATTCTAGTGTATAAGGATCAAACCAAAAATAATCCGGTGTGCGGAAAGTATTTTGATAAAGTTCTTTTTTGTATTCTCTATCTGTATTCGCTGTAGTTGGTGAGAGAATTTCTAAAATTACATTGGGATATTTACCGTCTTCATTCCAAACTACCCAACTTTTCCGAGTTTTGCGTTCTGTTCCTAGCACAACAAAGAAATCAGGACCTCGGAAATATTCTGATTTTTTCTGATTAGGACTATAATAAATGGTGAGATTTCCCGCAGCATAGAAATCATATCTATCTTTCCACAACCATTCTAGACATTTGAAAAGGAGAATTATTTGTCTTAAATGTAGTTCTGTTTCCACGGGAGGTTCATCACTATATAAATCACTGGGGGGAAAAATCACATCTTGAGAGATGTTTTCTCTACATTCTAATTCTTGAGTAATCATCATAATATGACACCAAGTCGTTATTTGTTGATTATAGCATCGAATTACAAGATCCCCGACTTCTTAAAGAAGTCGGGGATCTGACTGAAACCCAACCTACCAGAATACATGATTATTCCATTTCTCTAATTATATTCATTGTTTCTACACTCACGGTACAGACTCTCATTAATAAATCTATTACCTGTTCTTTGTAATCTGCGAAACGATAGGTATTGAATTTTTCCGCAATTGTTGGATCTTTTGGTTTCTTTTCTTTATATTGATCTAATATCCATTCTAACGCACAACGATTACCCAGCATATATTCCCAAGCTATTTTCGGAATATTTTCTAATGTGGTGACATCATCTAGGATAATACTGTTTTTGGTTTTATCGGCTTTTAGTTTTGCTTTGGGTGTTTTTTGATTACTGAGCGAAGTCGAAGTATGATCTTTTAAGGGAATATCAAGACGGGTTAGGTGATAAGGTGTGACTGTTTCATAATTAATATGTAATTCCATGAGTTGTTTACCCCAATTAACCCATTTTTGGAAGTTTTCATAATATGGTAAACGGGGAAATTCGCGTTTGAGGTTGAGTTCGTATTTGCTGCGATAAGCTGGGTTATGTAAGACTGCGTAGGTATAATGAAAGATGTCTATTTTGGTAATTGTTGGATCTTGATAATGGGTTTGAATTTGTTTTAGTCCCCAGTCAGTTATGTTATCAATACGTTTTCCTTCTTTGTCGTAACGGTAGAGGGGGAGACATTGAGAATCACCGGTTAAATGTAAATCAATAATTGTGTTACTACCTAAACAATGAAAGGGTTTTGTATTTCCTGACGCTGAAAAAGCTATATATTTGTTTTCTGTATCGTTTTCATTTAAAATATCAAACCATTGATAAGTCATTCCATTAAAATGCTTATCAAAGTAAAAATACTGATTATAGAAAGGACGGTATGAACTTTTTATAATTTGTTCAGGTTGAAAAGTTTTATTGATTCTTCTATCTAAATATTTATTTAATTCTCTATCCCATTTAATTGTATCCTTTTCCGGGTAATTTGAATCTTTTAACGTCTTCTGATAAACTTCAATTAAAAATTTTACTTTTTCTTCTAACACAGTTTCAGATAAATCATAAACCCATTCATCTCTTTGTGTTGCTACACCTCTAGAAAATAACTTAAATACAGCTTCTTCTCCTTTACCTGCTTTGACATCTTTATCAACCAAAGGTAAAAGATTTTCAAAATCATTATCAGATTGATTTATCCAATTATAGTTTTTATCTGGTCTAATATGTTCAAAAGGAATTTGATTAAATTTAGTTTGAGACAAAAACTTTAATTTCTCATTTGCTGTATCAAAGTCAGGACGACGAATATAAAATATTTGGCAATTATTAAAATCACTATTTTCTTTCTTTACCAAAAACATAATAGCTACACCAGTTTGAATCCCAAAAACATTATGTGTTGTTCCTGAAAGTTTAGGATTTTTCCTGACATCACCATGTAAATCTATAATGTAAATATAACTAAAATCATCACTTACAGCTTTTCTAAAACCATCAAATGTTCTTCCGTCAATAAAAGATGAATTAGTGATAAACGCAATAATCCCATTTTTACCTAGTCTATCAGAAGCCCATCTAATAAACCGAGTATACATATCATAAACAACAATATTATTTTGAGCTTTACTATATTTAATATAACTTTCCTTAATTAACTTATCTATAGCTGTATAATAACGATTAGCATTGTTATCATTAAAGTTTTCCTGTTTTGCATTATAAGGAGGATTACCAATAATCACCGAAATAGTTCTATCATTCTGTCTTTTGATTCTTGCAGTATTCTCCACACTCATAGCAAACAAATCTAATTGCTTACCCGCAAAAGATGTATTATCCAAAGTATCCACAAAACAAATATTTTCAAACTCCTCATACACACCCATTTTCTGTTTATAGGTGTATTCAATATTCAAATTTGCAATATAATAAGGCAAAATTGCCACCTCATTACAATGAATTTCATGTTTATATTTGTGTTCTAAACTCTGCTTTGGTAAATAATCAATCAACTCAGTAATAAAAGTCCCCGTTCCCGTCGCAGGATCTAAAATTTCGACATCTTTATCTGCTAACAACTTCCCAAAATGTTTATGTACTAAAAAATCTGTACTTTCTATCATAAACCTAACAATTTCATTGGGAGTATAAACAATACCTAATCTATCCGCAGCTTTAGGATTATATGCTTTGTAGAAATTCTCATATAAGGCTTTGAGAAACTTCTGTTTTTCTTGATGATTATAAATATTAGCCGCAGTGCGTCTAATCACTGCATAATATCTTTCAATCGTTCCCAAAGTGTTTTTCTTAACGCTTCCCGTGAAAAAGGTAGAAATTACCCTTTGTAATTCTCCCGCAATATTATTTTCTCTGTGAAATTGCGATTCATTAAAAATATTGATAAAAATATCTTCTGTCAAAATATGCTGAATCATCATTTCCCGAATATCAAATAAACTGATTTCTGGGTTAATTGATTCTTTGCAAATTCCCCAAAACTTATCCCGCGCAGTTTGAAAAGATCTGTTATTTTCCCCTTGGCAATCTATCAAATCTCTGAGAGAATTTAGTACAGTGGGTAAATCTTGCTTAAAAATTTCTATCGCTTCCCGAAAATCCTTAACTTCAGGACGCACATAATTAATAAAACTGGTAATAATTCCATCTACTGCGTCAGCATCGCGCATAGATACACGCATGGTTTCTGTGCTAGATTGAATTAAAACCGCAGTTTGGGAATCTTCAAATAAAATATTACTATCGGGATAACCTTTATTTAATTTCTTTTCTATTTCTTCATCTAATTTATCATATTGATCTTTGCTTTCCCAATAACCCCAATCTAACCGCAAAGCATCTTTAATTGTGCCATCGGGATAAACAAGTTTACCATTTGGTAATCTATAATCTAATTCAGGAATCAGTAAAAAATCTCTCGGTTTGCAATATTCATTTAGCAGATTTTGAAAAGCCACACGAATAGAAGTTTCTTTGCGAGAACCACCATATTGAATGATTTTTTCGACTTCGGCTTGATATTGTGTCACCAGGAGTCTAGACATAATTAAAAAATCGATTATTAAAAGTTTTGTTGGGTTGTGCGATCACTTCACCCAACTTATATTACTATATTATTACATTGTCTACGTAGATTTAGTTGTGCGATCGCTAATGTAAAGACAGTTAATGCCATGTTTTCACAGTGACTGTATTCCCCTCAAAAAACTTTCAGATAGAAGCATTACGGGCTATATACAGGTTATAATTCTTTTTGCGGAGCAACTTTACAAAAATTTATGAGTAATCCCCTTGTGCAAGCCTTTTTCGTAGGCAGAGCAGTAGCTGAAGTGATTAATGAGCGTGTAGAAGTCGCCTTGACTGATGCTTTGAGTGAACTAGGCAAATTTGATGCTGAAACTAAAGAGCAACTACGCCAGTTTACAGAAGAAGTGATGGCACGAGCTAATCGAGCAGCGGAATCGTCTGCAACTGGTACAACCACAGGTAATAGTTCATCTGGGGGAGATTCAGTAGACTTACAGACCGAAATTGACGAATTAAGGGCAGAAATCGCTCTATTAAGAAGTGAATTGCAGAAGCATCGTAATGCTGCAAAATAGGTAATAGGTGATGGGTAATGGGTAATAGGTAATAGGTAATAGGTAATTGGTAATTGGTAATTGGTAATGTGAAAAAATATTCTCCCCTACCTCCCCTACCTCCCCTACCTCCCCTACTTCCTCTACCTCCCCTACCTCCCCTACCTCCCTTACTCCCTGCCTCCGCAACAACCCGACGGTATAAGAAAAATATGGAACAAGGTTACTCAGACAAAGCATACCGTTGGAATCGGGAAGAATACTCTAGCAAACGCCGCTTTGTGGATATTTGGTCTTTTGTCTTGACCTTGATGTTCAAAATTTGGCGCTATAACAAAGATTGGAGTTACTCCGGTGGTGTAACAGAATCTAAGCAAGCAGCTAGACGCAAAGCCCAAGCAATCTGGATTAGAACCACGTTTTTAGATTTGGGTCCGACTTTTATTAAGATTGGACAATTGTTTTCAACTCGTGCGGATATTTTCTCTGCTGAATATGTGGAGGAGTTATCTAAGTTACAAGATAGAGTCCCAGCATTTAGTTATGAACAGGTAGAAGGAATTATTGAGCAGGAATTAGGTAAGACTGTTCCCACACTTTTCCAAGATTTTGAACCTGTTCCCCTCGCTGCTGCTAGTTTGGGTCAAGTCCACAAGGCCACCTTGTATACTGGTGAGTCCGTAGTTGTCAAAGTCCAACGGCCTGGACTCAAAAAGCTGTTTGAAATTGATTTAGGCATTCTTAAAGGTATTGCCCGCTATTTTCAAGATCATCCTAAATGGGGACGCGGCAGAGATTGGATGGGTATATATGAAGAATGTTGTCGCATTCTCTGGGAAGAAATTGATTATCTGAATGAAGGACGCAATGCCGATACTTTTCGCCGGAATTTCCGCCCTTATGATTGGGTGAAAGTACCGAGGGTTTATTGGCGTTATGCTACTTCTAGAGTAATTACTTTGGAGTATGTGCCAGGGATTAAAGTTAGTCAGTATGATGCTTTAGATGCTGCGGGTGTAGATAGAAAAGCGATCGCTCGCTATGGCGCACAAGCCTATCTTCATCAACTTCTCAACAATGGTTTCTTCCACGCTGACCCCCACCCCGGTAATCTGGCAGTTAGTCCCGACGGGGCTTTGATTTTCTACGACTTCGGGATGATGGGAACAATTAAATCCAATGTCCGCGAAGGATTAATGGAAACGTTATTTGGTATCGCCCAAAAAGACGGCGATCGGGTGGTAAAATCTCTAGTTGATTTAGGAGCGCTTGCCCCAGTTGATGACATGGGACCAGTCCGTCGTTCAGTCCAGTTTATGCTGGATCACTTCATGGATAAGCCCTTTGAAAATCAATCAGTGGCAGCCATCAGTGAAGACTTGTATGAACTCGCTTATGATCAACCATTTAGATTTCCAGCCACTTTTACCTTCGTCATGCGTGCCTTTTCTACCCTCGAAGGCGTTGGTAAAGGTCTAGATCCAGAATTTAACTTTATGGAAGTTGCCCAGCCTTATGCAATGCAGCTTATGACAGATAACAGTAGTTCTGAGGGGAATAGTTTCTTGAATGAATTAAGTCGTCAAGCAGTCCAAGTCAGTAGCACTGCTTTAGGATTACCACGAAGATTAGAAGATACCCTAGATAAAATAGAACGTGGTGATATCCGTCTGCGAGTTCGCTCCGTCGAAACTGAACGCCTGATCCGGCGACAGAGTAATATACAACTGGCAATAAGTTATGCTCTTATTATCAGTGGTTTTACAATTGCTGGTACAATTCTCCTAGTTAGCCATTATGTCTGGTTAGCAAGCTTTATTGGTTTAATTGCCGCATCAGTTTCATTCATGCTGATTCGGTTGCTTTTACGCCTCGACCGTTATGATCGGATGTATTAATTAATTGTTCACGAAAAATCTATGAAACTTGAATCTACCGGTTGTACAGATCCGGGGCTTATTCGTGCTTATAATCAAGATTCGTACTATATTGATCCCACAGGGCGATTCTTTATAGTTGCTGACGGTATGGGTGGTCATGCAGGAGGAGAAGAGGCTAGTCGCATCGCTACTGCCGAAATTTGTGCATATCTAGAGCAAAATTGGCAATCCCCCGAATCTTCCTCAAAACTCCTAGAACAAGCTTTATCCACTGCAAATAAAGCCATAGTTCAAGATCAGCACAATCATCCTGAACGTGCTGATATGGGAACTACAGCCGTAGTAGTAGTTATCCGTCCAGATGAATTACCTGTATGCGGTCATGTTGGTGATTCCCGTCTCTACCGTCTGCGAGAATCACAATTAGAACAAATTACAGAAGACCATACATGGATTGCCAAAGCCATGAAAATCGGTGATATTACTCTTGATGAAGCTAGGGTTCATCCCTATCGTCATGTTTTATCCAGTTGTTTAGGTAGGGAAGACCTCAACCACATTGATATTCAGCAACTAACTCTGGAAAATGGCGATCGCTTACTGCTCTGTAGTGATGGACTTACAGAAGAACTTATAAATCCACAAATCCTTGGATACATCAGGGACACACCTTCTTTAGAACAAGCTGCTCATGACCTAGTTGAAGCCGCCAAAGAACAAGGTGGACACGATAATATTACCGTCGTCCTTGTATCCGTAGAAGCCTGATTATTCTCGTTCCTCGTTTCCTCGTTCCCATACTCTGTATTCCTCGTTCCTCGTTCGTTCCTCGTTCCCATACTCTGTATGGGAATGAGTCCTAGAAGGCTCTGCCTTCAATAATAGTAGA is a window encoding:
- a CDS encoding Uma2 family endonuclease — translated: MMITQELECRENISQDVIFPPSDLYSDEPPVETELHLRQIILLFKCLEWLWKDRYDFYAAGNLTIYYSPNQKKSEYFRGPDFFVVLGTERKTRKSWVVWNEDGKYPNVILEILSPTTANTDREYKKELYQNTFRTPDYFWFDPYTLEFAGFHLLDGKYQPLEANEKGHLWSEQLDLYLGIHEGLLRYFTPEGKLVFSPEETAERLAAKLRELNIDPDTI
- a CDS encoding ABC1 kinase family protein, with protein sequence MEQGYSDKAYRWNREEYSSKRRFVDIWSFVLTLMFKIWRYNKDWSYSGGVTESKQAARRKAQAIWIRTTFLDLGPTFIKIGQLFSTRADIFSAEYVEELSKLQDRVPAFSYEQVEGIIEQELGKTVPTLFQDFEPVPLAAASLGQVHKATLYTGESVVVKVQRPGLKKLFEIDLGILKGIARYFQDHPKWGRGRDWMGIYEECCRILWEEIDYLNEGRNADTFRRNFRPYDWVKVPRVYWRYATSRVITLEYVPGIKVSQYDALDAAGVDRKAIARYGAQAYLHQLLNNGFFHADPHPGNLAVSPDGALIFYDFGMMGTIKSNVREGLMETLFGIAQKDGDRVVKSLVDLGALAPVDDMGPVRRSVQFMLDHFMDKPFENQSVAAISEDLYELAYDQPFRFPATFTFVMRAFSTLEGVGKGLDPEFNFMEVAQPYAMQLMTDNSSSEGNSFLNELSRQAVQVSSTALGLPRRLEDTLDKIERGDIRLRVRSVETERLIRRQSNIQLAISYALIISGFTIAGTILLVSHYVWLASFIGLIAASVSFMLIRLLLRLDRYDRMY
- a CDS encoding DUF6825 family protein, with the translated sequence MSNPLVQAFFVGRAVAEVINERVEVALTDALSELGKFDAETKEQLRQFTEEVMARANRAAESSATGTTTGNSSSGGDSVDLQTEIDELRAEIALLRSELQKHRNAAK
- a CDS encoding Stp1/IreP family PP2C-type Ser/Thr phosphatase — translated: MKLESTGCTDPGLIRAYNQDSYYIDPTGRFFIVADGMGGHAGGEEASRIATAEICAYLEQNWQSPESSSKLLEQALSTANKAIVQDQHNHPERADMGTTAVVVVIRPDELPVCGHVGDSRLYRLRESQLEQITEDHTWIAKAMKIGDITLDEARVHPYRHVLSSCLGREDLNHIDIQQLTLENGDRLLLCSDGLTEELINPQILGYIRDTPSLEQAAHDLVEAAKEQGGHDNITVVLVSVEA
- a CDS encoding type ISP restriction/modification enzyme, with translation MSRLLVTQYQAEVEKIIQYGGSRKETSIRVAFQNLLNEYCKPRDFLLIPELDYRLPNGKLVYPDGTIKDALRLDWGYWESKDQYDKLDEEIEKKLNKGYPDSNILFEDSQTAVLIQSSTETMRVSMRDADAVDGIITSFINYVRPEVKDFREAIEIFKQDLPTVLNSLRDLIDCQGENNRSFQTARDKFWGICKESINPEISLFDIREMMIQHILTEDIFINIFNESQFHRENNIAGELQRVISTFFTGSVKKNTLGTIERYYAVIRRTAANIYNHQEKQKFLKALYENFYKAYNPKAADRLGIVYTPNEIVRFMIESTDFLVHKHFGKLLADKDVEILDPATGTGTFITELIDYLPKQSLEHKYKHEIHCNEVAILPYYIANLNIEYTYKQKMGVYEEFENICFVDTLDNTSFAGKQLDLFAMSVENTARIKRQNDRTISVIIGNPPYNAKQENFNDNNANRYYTAIDKLIKESYIKYSKAQNNIVVYDMYTRFIRWASDRLGKNGIIAFITNSSFIDGRTFDGFRKAVSDDFSYIYIIDLHGDVRKNPKLSGTTHNVFGIQTGVAIMFLVKKENSDFNNCQIFYIRRPDFDTANEKLKFLSQTKFNQIPFEHIRPDKNYNWINQSDNDFENLLPLVDKDVKAGKGEEAVFKLFSRGVATQRDEWVYDLSETVLEEKVKFLIEVYQKTLKDSNYPEKDTIKWDRELNKYLDRRINKTFQPEQIIKSSYRPFYNQYFYFDKHFNGMTYQWFDILNENDTENKYIAFSASGNTKPFHCLGSNTIIDLHLTGDSQCLPLYRYDKEGKRIDNITDWGLKQIQTHYQDPTITKIDIFHYTYAVLHNPAYRSKYELNLKREFPRLPYYENFQKWVNWGKQLMELHINYETVTPYHLTRLDIPLKDHTSTSLSNQKTPKAKLKADKTKNSIILDDVTTLENIPKIAWEYMLGNRCALEWILDQYKEKKPKDPTIAEKFNTYRFADYKEQVIDLLMRVCTVSVETMNIIREME